The segment ATCGCGGCGAGATCCACGACGGGGTCATCGATCCGCTGGCCGATCCATCGATTTTCCACAGGGCGGCGGCGGATCTTGGCCACCGCCTCCTGATGGAGCTCATCATTGAAGTTGGACCGGTTGTTGGAGACGATGAACAGGGCCGGAATGTCGTAATGGGCCGCCGTCCACAAGGCGCTGCAGCCCTGCATGAAATCGCCGTCACCGAGAACGGAGACGACAATGCGATCCTGATCCTGCAGGGCGAGCGCTGCGCCGACGGTCAGGCCGGGGCCCGCAGCCAGGCCGGCGCCGCCGTCATGGCCGAGAAAGTCCAAGGGTCCACGGAAGGCAAAGACGTCGCCCGCCCAACCGATGGTCACATGGGCGAGCGTGAGGGGATAATCCTCACGCAGTTTCGCCAAGGCGATCTCGACATCACGAGGGGCGATCTCCTCACCGGGACGTCCCGTGTAGTCCGGTATCGGCTTCGGTTCCGCTGTGCCTTTCGTTGCAGCTTTTGCCTCGCTCCGGGCCTCGAGAAATTCAAGGAGCTGGGCCACGACGCGGTCAGCATTGGCAAGAATGGGCAGGTCGACGGGGGCCAGTCCGAAATAGTCCATGCTCCAGCCACGGTGGATGTGGCTGTCGAGAGAGACATGGGCGATGGTTGCTTCAATGCGATCGGTTTTGCGCATGACCTGCTGAAAGAAGCCGTTCAGGTCGACCCAGTCGAGGCTCACGATCAGGTCGGCACCGCGCACGATCTCCTTGCCCTTCGGCGTCACCCAATTCGACGGCGTCACCGCATGAAGGGAATGGTCGGTGGGAAATACCGCACGCTCGCGGATCGAGGTCATCACCTGTGCATTGACGAGTTCCGCCAAGCGGACGCGGCGGTCCCAGTCGTCCTGGCGGCGGGAGCCGCGGCCAAAGAGCAGGAGAGGGGCCTTCGCAGACATCAGGAGGTCGGCAAGGCGCTCGATCGATGCCGAATCCGCACTCGGGGGCGGGGCTGAGGCATAGCGCTCGCGCGGCAATTCCACGGGCTTTTCGAGCTTCTGCTCCTGGAGGCCCGCATCGAGGCAGATATAGACGGGGGCGCGGGGCTCGGTGTGGGTGAGCTGAGAGCCGCGCAGGAACGCCTCGACGAGGGCTTCGGGCGAGCGGGGTTCATCGTCCCATTTGATATAGTCGCGCAGCAGCGCGCCCTGGTCCTTGGCGGTATGGATCCAGTCGATCCAAGGGCGCCGCAGGTCGGAGGCGACAGGGCCGGTGGCACCGACGATCATCATGGGCATGCGGTCGCAATAGGCATTGAAGATGCCCATGAGCCCGTGCATCAGTCCGACATTGCTGTGCAGGACGGCGCCCATTGCCCGGTCCGTCGCCTTGGCGTAGCCGTGGGCGATCGAGACGACGTGATCCTCATGCAGACAGAGCAGCATCTTCGGCGCTTCATTGCCGAGGTAATTGACGAGGCTGTCGTGAAGACCCCGATAGCTGGCGCCTGGATTGAGGGCGACATAGTCGATGCCGACATGGCGCAACATCGCAGCCGGAATATCGCTGCCCCATTCAATCTCCGCAGGCGCATTCGCGACGACGGGAACTTCATTCCGTTTCATCAACACTCCCTATGTTGCCGCAGACAGTCTGACCCTGTCCGTCATTTTCTTGTGAGCGGGGCCGAGACCCGCGATTTCCAGCTCAGGCTTGCTCCCGCACATGCGACGCCGAGACTGCCTTCTGCTTATGCGCGGCCAGTTGCACGGCCTTAACGATCTCGGGATAGGCGCCGCAGCGACAGAGGTTCCCCGAAAGATAGTCGCGGATCTCATGTTCCTCCGGATCGGGGTGCTCTTCCAAGAGGCGCTTGGCCATCATGATGAAGCCCGGCGTGCAGAAGCCGCATTGAAAGGCGCCCGTCTCGATGAAAGCCTCCTGGACAGGATCCAGGGCGTCCGGCGTCCCGTGACCCTCGATCGTCTCGATCTCGGTCCCGTCGGCGAAGGCTGCGAGGTAAAGGCACCCCGAGACCGTCTCGCCGTCGACCCGCACCGTGCAACAGCCGCAAAGGCCCTGGCCGCAGCTTTCGCGGGCTCCGAAGAGGGCGAATTCCTCCTGCAGGAGCTCAACGAGCGTGTGGTGAGGGGCAATGCGAGCCTCGACGGGGCGCCCATTGAGCTTGAAGTTGATCATGCGGTCCATCAGGCGTCCTCGAGAGGCGACCGGGCAGCGGTGCGCAAGGCGCGGTAGACCGCTTCCGGCGTGATCGGCAGAGATGTGATGCGGATGCCGACAGCATCCTCGATGGCGTTGGCAATCGCCGGCGACAAGCCGAAGGTGGCGGATTCGCCGACGCCCTTCGCTCCGAAGGGGCCGCTCTGCTGTTCGGCCTGAACAGCCTCGTTCTCGATCCGCAGCGGGATGTCGTGAAAGGACGGGATCTTGTAATCCGCCAGGGAGGCGTTGGTGACCTGGCCGGCGTCGAACTCCATCTTCTCGGACATGGTGAAGCCAAGCTGCATGATGGCGGCGCCGGAGAGCTGCGTGTCGACGATCTCCGGGTTCAGAGGCGTCCCGAGGTCGGCGACATTGATCATGCGCAGGATGCGAACATGCCCGGTCTCGGTATCGACCTCGAGCTCGACCCCGCTGGCGCCGGTCATCCAGAAGGGCGTGACATTCTCAGACAAGCCGGTGTCATGATCGGGCGAGGAATAGGTCGGAATATAGCTGCCGACGCCGATGACGTTGCCAGCCTGCATGCCGTATTTCTTCTTGAACAGGCCGGAGATCGGCAGGTTCGACTGTTCCGGCTCCCCAACTTCGCGGGCCAGAGCCGCCAGCTTCATCTTCGCATCGTCGGCCGCGAGACGCACGGCATTGCCCATGTGGAAGGTCGAGCGCGAGCCCAACGTCGCCATGTCATAGGGGGTGACGTCGGTGTCGGGCCGGACGACGCGGATTTGCTCGGTGGGGATGTTGAGCACCTCGGCGACGATCTGGGCCATGGCCGTGTCCGAGCCTTGTCCCATGTCGACCGTGCTCGAATAGAGCGTGCAGCTGCCATCGGCGGACACATTGACCATCGCCACGGAGGTCGTCGGTGCGACGCTGGCCTTGAAGCCTATGGCGATGCCCCGTCCGCGACGCACGGGGCCGGTGCCGCGATCGAAAGGAGCCGACCAGTTCATGCGGGCCGCGGTGCGCTCCAGCACCTCCTCGATCGCCGCATCCTTCAAAACGGTGCCAGTGGCCTGCGGCCGGCCATTGCGCAGAATGTTCTTGCGGCGGATCTCGACAGGATCGAGGTCCAAAGCACGAGCGATGAGATCGGTGTGGCTCTCATAGGCCCAGACGAGCTGCGGAATGCCAAAGCCGCGCAAGGCCCCGGCAGGAGGACGGTTCGTATAGACGGCGGCGGATTCGAGATAGACATTGTCGATGTCATAGGGGCCGGCCGCCGTGAAGCCGGACTTCTGCGTCACGCGCGGACCGATATCGGCATAGGCACCACCATTCCACCACACATCGCAGCGGCGGGCGACCACACGGCCGTCCTTGGTCACGCCGCTCTTGATGCGGAAGGTCGTGGCGTGCTTGCTGATGGTATAGAACTGCTCTTCCATCGACAGCGCGACGCGGACCGGGCATTGGGTCATCAAGGCCAGAGCGGCCGCCAGTGCCTCCAGCTTGATGTAGAGCTTGGCGCCAAAACCGCCGCCCAGATGGCCTGTCTTCACCCGAATGCGATTCTCCGGCCAGCCGAGCAGGCGGGCCACCTCGATGCGAACGAAGGAAGGGCTTTGGGAGGCCGTATGGATGGTGAGTCCCGATCCGGTCGGCTCCCCGATGGAGATCATGGGCTCAAAAGGCGTATGCATCACCTGCTGGGTGGTGAAGGCATGCTCGAAGACGTGGTCGGCGCTCGCAAAGGCTGCTTCAACGTCACCGCGGACGAGCTTGTAATCCAGCGCCACATTGGTGTTGCGGACGCCGGCCAGATGCTTCAGGTCCGGAAAGGTCCCGGCCGGCCGGAGCTCGTCATGGACGTAAACGGTTGAGGCCGCCGCTTCCACCTCGTCATAGACCGCCGGCAGCTCCTCGTAATCGACCATCACCATTTGGGCCGCCTCGTCGGCGATATGGGGATCGCGCGCAAGGACCACGGCAACGGCCTCGCCGACATAGCGGACCTTGTCTATGGCCAAGATCGGCTGGTCGTGGAAGGCCGGTCCGAAATAGGGATGGGGGATGAGCTTGCGGACATCCTCGGAGGTGTAGACGGCGTGAACGCCCGGGAGCTCCGCGGCCGCCGACGTGTCGATGCCGGTGATGCGGCCATGGGCAAGGGTGCTGCGCACGATCTTGGCATGCAGCATGCCCGGCAGCCTGATGTTGTGGGTATATTCGGCGCGCCCGGTCACCTTCTCCTGGGACTCAAGCCGATGGACGGAGCGTCCAACTTGGCCATTGGGCTTCACTTTGTGCAACATCACTGAATAGGTCCCCGGCCTGTGGTGGCGACGGCCTTGGCCAATGCGCGGCCAGTGAACACCCGGACGAGCTGCTGCTTGTAGGGTGCAGAGCCGCGGGTGTCCGACATGACCTCCGCCTCTCCAGCGGCGCGTTCACCGGCTTCACGGAATAGCGCATCGCCAATGGCGGCGCCACGAACGGCGGCTTCGGCCTCGGTCATGCGGGTGGGCCGCTCGGTGGCGGCACTGACGACGATGCGCGCGTCGCGGATGGTGTCGCCGTCGAGATCCAGGGATACCGCGACGCCGAGGGCAGGCCAATCATCGGCGGAGCGGGTCGTGCATTTGATATAGGCGGAGACGCGATTTCCCTGGGCCGGAATGTGCAGGCGGCCGATCAGTTCGTCCGGGGCGAGGGACGTCTCGTAATAGCCGAGGAACAGATCGGCCATGGGAATACGCCGTTCGCCACCGGGACCATGCGCCGTGATCGCGGCATCGAGAGCCATGAGGACCGGCGGCAGATCCATGTGAGGATCGCCATGGGCCAGGTTTCCGCCGATGGTCGCCACGTTGCGCACGCGCCGGTTCGACAGGACCCGCAAGGTGTCGGCAAGAACAGGGAAGCTGCTCATGGCGTCGGCCGAACGCTCGAGGGCGCTGAGACGGACCAGGCTGCCCACGTCCAAACCACCTTCCGGGCTCAGCGAAATTTCCGAGAAGCGAGGCTCAATGCCTCGGAGCGACACCAGACGGGAGGGATGAAAGACACCGGCCTTCATCATCAGCATGAGGGCCGTGCCGCCAGAAATCGGACGAATGGTCGGATCGTCAGGATCGAGAAGACCAATCGCCTCGGACAGGGTGGTCGGCTCCGCCAGTTCGAATGGGGTCATGCCGCGGCTTCCGACTGCTCAAAGGCCGCGCGCAGCTTGGCGGTGAAGTTGCGCTCCATCTCGCGGGCCTTTGACTTGAGAACGGGCTGGCCGAGGGCGCCGAGCTTGCCTGCAAGGGACACGTCAATGGAATAGGCTATGGCCGTATCCTCGCCGCGCTGCTCCAGATGTGCTTTGGAGGCACCGGTGAGGCGGCCGACGATGCCAGAGGGGACGCCTTCGACCTTCGCCTCGATCACCTCATGGGGCTCCATGCGCGTGACTTCCACCGCGACGTCGAATTTGAAGCGGATATAGGCGACCCGGGTTTCCATCACCGCCGTGTAATGGGTTGGGTCGACCTCCTGCAGATCGCGCACGCCCTCGACACAGGAGGCGAAGAACTGCGCGTCCTTCAGGGCATCATAAACGGCTTCGCGCGTGGCGCGAACGGTGATCTCACCGCTGAAATTCATCGACTCGTCTCCTGCATCAGCTGGCGGAGCTCACCCGCCACACTGTCGGGCGCCTCCAGCGGCGTCAGGTGCCGCTTGGAAGGGAGGATATGAAGCTGGGCGGTCGGAATCGCCGCCTTCATGGCCTCCGCCATGGCGACGGGCGTCGCATAATCCTCTTCGCCCACCAGAATGCGCACCGGAACTCTGATCTGAGGCAGTGTCGCCCGCTTGTCACAGGCACCCAGCATGTGGCAGGTGCGGGCGTAAGCCTTGGGATCATTCGCGAGGAAGACGTCCACAGCATCCTGGACGATGGCCGGGTTGTTCTCGCGAAACGTGTCGCCGAACCAGCGCGTCTTCTGAAAATCAACGAGGGCACCGAGGCCACCTTCCAGCGCCTTCTGCGCCCTGCCTGCCCATTGCTCCGGCGCGTCATCACCATAATGTGCGGTCGTGTCGATGAGGCCGAGGCCCTCGACCCTCTCGGGATAGGCCGCCGCAAAGGCCAGGGTTACGCACCCCCCCATGGAGGCTCCCGCCACAAAGGCGCTGTTCCAGCCCACCGCGTCCATGACATCGGCGAGATCATCGGCGAAGAGCTCCACCGTGTAGGGCGCATCCGGCTTGTCAGACGCGCCATGACCGCGGCAATCATAAACCAGCACATCGGCCGCATCGGCTAGGCGCGATGCCACGGCATCCCAAAAGGAATTCGTCATAGCCAAGGAGTGGATCAACACGATCCGCTTTGGATGACCGCCGCCGTGAAGGGCATATTGAATGCGGGTTCCATCGCGGGTCTCCACGGAGCCCGAGGTACTTTGACGGTGGTTTGTGGTTGCGGACGTTTCGCTCATTCTACCCTAAATGCTTATCATTGTTCTTCAGGGGCGGCTTTGCGACGCCACCCATAGGCCCGAACTTATAGCTACAGGTCTCCGGCGACGCCAAGGGATGGTTTTCATGAGGGGTATGAAAAAGCTTCATCAGGCAACACGCGCCGGACGGCGGCCGGCGGGCGTCGCGGTCGCGTACATGATGTATTTTCATGCCCTCATTCAAAAGCCTCACTTGTGTCGACCCCCTCGTTTTCGGCAATTAGGCTACGGAAACCCGTCTGCCCGCTGAATGCGCAAAGCGCGCCAGCCCCACCAGGGAGGAAAACAATGGATAAAAAGGTTTCAGATGGTCCGCCGGTTGCACATTACGACTTGCATATTGACGGGCGGGACGTGCCTTGCGACCGGGTCATGGATTCATTCAATCCCTATACCGGAGAACGCTGGGCGGTGGTTCCAGACGGGCAGGAGTCCGACATCGACGCCGCCGTTGCCGCCGCACGCCGGGCCTTCGACGAGGGGCCCTGGAGCAAGCTGACGGCGACCCAGCGCGGGGCGTTGATCCGCAAGCTCGGCGACATCGTCGCACGGGATGCGGAGATCCTGGCGCGGATCGAATGCAACGACAATGGCAAGCTCTATCGCGAGATGCTGGGCCAGTGGCGCTACATCCCTGAATATTTCTACTATTTCGCCGGAATGGCCGACAAGCTCCAGGGCGATGTGGTGCCTTCCGACCGCACGAACTTCTTCATCTATACGCGGCGCGAGCCGGTCGGCGTGGTCGGGGCCATCACCCCCTGGAACTCGCCGGGATTGCTGCTGGTCTTCAAGCTGGCGCCCGGGCTCGCCGCCGGCTGCACCTTCGTGGTGAAGCCCTCGGAGCACACGCCGGTCTCGACGCTCGAACTGGCCAAGCGGTTCAAGGAAGCCGGCTTCCCGGACGGCGTGTTCAATGTCGTCACCGGCCAGGGGACGCTCGGCGCGGCCCTGGTGAAGCATCCGGGCATCGACAAGGTCGCCTTCACAGGGGCCACGGCCACCGGCAAGCGGATCGCGGCATCTGCCGCGCAGAACCTGACGCGGGTCTCGCTCGAACTGGGCGGCAAATCGCCGAACATCGTCTTCGCCGATGCCGATCTCGACGTTGCCGCCAATGGGGCCATCGCCGGCATCTTCGGGGCGACGGGGCAAACCTGCATGGCGGGGTCCCGCCTGCTGGTACAGGACAGCGTGCATGATGAATTGCTCGAGCGCATCGTCGCCCGCACCAAGGAGATCCGTCTCGGGAACCCCATGGACGAGGCCACGGAGATGGGGCCGGTGGCGAACGAGCCGCAATATCACAAGGTGATGGAATATATCGACGTCGCCAAAGCCGACGGGGCCAAGCTCTGTTGTGGC is part of the Rhodoligotrophos appendicifer genome and harbors:
- a CDS encoding alpha/beta fold hydrolase, with translation MSETSATTNHRQSTSGSVETRDGTRIQYALHGGGHPKRIVLIHSLAMTNSFWDAVASRLADAADVLVYDCRGHGASDKPDAPYTVELFADDLADVMDAVGWNSAFVAGASMGGCVTLAFAAAYPERVEGLGLIDTTAHYGDDAPEQWAGRAQKALEGGLGALVDFQKTRWFGDTFRENNPAIVQDAVDVFLANDPKAYARTCHMLGACDKRATLPQIRVPVRILVGEEDYATPVAMAEAMKAAIPTAQLHILPSKRHLTPLEAPDSVAGELRQLMQETSR
- a CDS encoding aldehyde dehydrogenase, with translation MDKKVSDGPPVAHYDLHIDGRDVPCDRVMDSFNPYTGERWAVVPDGQESDIDAAVAAARRAFDEGPWSKLTATQRGALIRKLGDIVARDAEILARIECNDNGKLYREMLGQWRYIPEYFYYFAGMADKLQGDVVPSDRTNFFIYTRREPVGVVGAITPWNSPGLLLVFKLAPGLAAGCTFVVKPSEHTPVSTLELAKRFKEAGFPDGVFNVVTGQGTLGAALVKHPGIDKVAFTGATATGKRIAASAAQNLTRVSLELGGKSPNIVFADADLDVAANGAIAGIFGATGQTCMAGSRLLVQDSVHDELLERIVARTKEIRLGNPMDEATEMGPVANEPQYHKVMEYIDVAKADGAKLCCGGIGDPDLGGFFVQPTVLSNVTNDMRIAQEEVFGPVLSVIKFSDEEDAIRIANDTRFGLAAAVWTQNIHRGHRVAHRLRAGTVWINAYRVVSFATPFGGFKESGLGRENGVDAIREYTETKSVYVELTGEPRDPFKLG
- a CDS encoding (2Fe-2S)-binding protein, giving the protein MDRMINFKLNGRPVEARIAPHHTLVELLQEEFALFGARESCGQGLCGCCTVRVDGETVSGCLYLAAFADGTEIETIEGHGTPDALDPVQEAFIETGAFQCGFCTPGFIMMAKRLLEEHPDPEEHEIRDYLSGNLCRCGAYPEIVKAVQLAAHKQKAVSASHVREQA
- a CDS encoding CoxG family protein — translated: MNFSGEITVRATREAVYDALKDAQFFASCVEGVRDLQEVDPTHYTAVMETRVAYIRFKFDVAVEVTRMEPHEVIEAKVEGVPSGIVGRLTGASKAHLEQRGEDTAIAYSIDVSLAGKLGALGQPVLKSKAREMERNFTAKLRAAFEQSEAAA
- a CDS encoding xanthine dehydrogenase family protein molybdopterin-binding subunit, with amino-acid sequence MLHKVKPNGQVGRSVHRLESQEKVTGRAEYTHNIRLPGMLHAKIVRSTLAHGRITGIDTSAAAELPGVHAVYTSEDVRKLIPHPYFGPAFHDQPILAIDKVRYVGEAVAVVLARDPHIADEAAQMVMVDYEELPAVYDEVEAAASTVYVHDELRPAGTFPDLKHLAGVRNTNVALDYKLVRGDVEAAFASADHVFEHAFTTQQVMHTPFEPMISIGEPTGSGLTIHTASQSPSFVRIEVARLLGWPENRIRVKTGHLGGGFGAKLYIKLEALAAALALMTQCPVRVALSMEEQFYTISKHATTFRIKSGVTKDGRVVARRCDVWWNGGAYADIGPRVTQKSGFTAAGPYDIDNVYLESAAVYTNRPPAGALRGFGIPQLVWAYESHTDLIARALDLDPVEIRRKNILRNGRPQATGTVLKDAAIEEVLERTAARMNWSAPFDRGTGPVRRGRGIAIGFKASVAPTTSVAMVNVSADGSCTLYSSTVDMGQGSDTAMAQIVAEVLNIPTEQIRVVRPDTDVTPYDMATLGSRSTFHMGNAVRLAADDAKMKLAALAREVGEPEQSNLPISGLFKKKYGMQAGNVIGVGSYIPTYSSPDHDTGLSENVTPFWMTGASGVELEVDTETGHVRILRMINVADLGTPLNPEIVDTQLSGAAIMQLGFTMSEKMEFDAGQVTNASLADYKIPSFHDIPLRIENEAVQAEQQSGPFGAKGVGESATFGLSPAIANAIEDAVGIRITSLPITPEAVYRALRTAARSPLEDA
- a CDS encoding FAD binding domain-containing protein — translated: MTPFELAEPTTLSEAIGLLDPDDPTIRPISGGTALMLMMKAGVFHPSRLVSLRGIEPRFSEISLSPEGGLDVGSLVRLSALERSADAMSSFPVLADTLRVLSNRRVRNVATIGGNLAHGDPHMDLPPVLMALDAAITAHGPGGERRIPMADLFLGYYETSLAPDELIGRLHIPAQGNRVSAYIKCTTRSADDWPALGVAVSLDLDGDTIRDARIVVSAATERPTRMTEAEAAVRGAAIGDALFREAGERAAGEAEVMSDTRGSAPYKQQLVRVFTGRALAKAVATTGRGPIQ
- a CDS encoding thiamine pyrophosphate-binding protein; this translates as MKRNEVPVVANAPAEIEWGSDIPAAMLRHVGIDYVALNPGASYRGLHDSLVNYLGNEAPKMLLCLHEDHVVSIAHGYAKATDRAMGAVLHSNVGLMHGLMGIFNAYCDRMPMMIVGATGPVASDLRRPWIDWIHTAKDQGALLRDYIKWDDEPRSPEALVEAFLRGSQLTHTEPRAPVYICLDAGLQEQKLEKPVELPRERYASAPPPSADSASIERLADLLMSAKAPLLLFGRGSRRQDDWDRRVRLAELVNAQVMTSIRERAVFPTDHSLHAVTPSNWVTPKGKEIVRGADLIVSLDWVDLNGFFQQVMRKTDRIEATIAHVSLDSHIHRGWSMDYFGLAPVDLPILANADRVVAQLLEFLEARSEAKAATKGTAEPKPIPDYTGRPGEEIAPRDVEIALAKLREDYPLTLAHVTIGWAGDVFAFRGPLDFLGHDGGAGLAAGPGLTVGAALALQDQDRIVVSVLGDGDFMQGCSALWTAAHYDIPALFIVSNNRSNFNDELHQEAVAKIRRRPVENRWIGQRIDDPVVDLAAIARAQGVAAEGPVSDHAGMEAAILRGIKHVQSGKPYFIDVHVAAGYASTPLSRGE